GCTGGGCCTGGCCGGCCTCTTCTTCGGGCTGTTCGGGGATACCGGCTCGGGGCCGAGCCCGATCGTCTACGTAGGAGTAGGGGTCGGGGTGATCTTCCTGGCGGTATTCGTGCTCAGCCCCCTGGTGGCGGGGCCCGTAACCAACCTGCTCGGAAGCGTCCTGGAGCGGTTCACGGGCACGTCCGGCCGGCTCGCCCGGCGGAACGCCATGCGTAGCCCGAGGCGGACAGCCGCCACCGCGGCTGCGGTGACGATCAGCATCACGCTGGTCGCGCTCGCGTCCACCCTCACCGGCTCCATCCGCGGGACGCTCGACGAGGTGCTGGCCGAGAATGTGGAGGCTGACGTGATCGTCCTGCCGGCCGGCCAGTTCGGTGACCCGTCCGCCGCCTTCGCCCCCGAGATCGCGGAACGCTTGGAGGGTATGGACCTCGTGGCGGATCTCACCCGGATCTGGATCGAGTGGGGGCTGGTCACCATCGAGACGCCTACGGGGTCTCTTACCGACGAGATCCTGATCACTGGGGCAGAGACGAACCTGGCCGACTTCATCCCGCCTGACGGGTTTCAGGGCTCGCTCGACCCCGGACCGGGAGAGGTCGTCGTCGAGGCTGCGATCGCCGACGACTACGACGTCGCGTTGGGCGACTCCCTGGTCATCGAGTTCGAGCAGTCCGGCGAGCTCCCATTCACCCTGGTGGGCATCGCGGAAGGGCCCGCCTGGGCCGGGATAGTCGCCGTCCCCGCAGCTGACCTGATATCGGCCACCGGGCGGGACCAGCACTCCCAGGTCTATGCGCAGGCGGTGGAGGGCGCTACCCCGGACGAACTGAAGGCCGCCGTCGAGCCGTTGCTGGCCGACTTCCCGAATGTGGCGGTCCAGACGTTCGAGGATCTGCAGAGCGAGGCCGAGGCCCAACTGAACGGGTTGCTCAACTTCATACTGGCCCTGCTGGCCCTGGCCGTGGTCATCGGGATGCTGGGGGTGACCAACACAATGGCCCTGGCGGTGTTCGAGCGGACCCGCGAGATAGGTCTCCTGCGGGCGGTGGGCCTCGACCGGCGGACCACCCGACGGATGGTCCGGGCCGAAGCGTCGATCGTCTCGGTGTTCGGGGCCCTGATGGGGATCGGCCTGGGCATCTTCTTCGGCTGGGCGCTGATAAAGGCCCTGGAGGACCTGGGGTTCGCGGTCTTTGTCATCCCGTGGCTTCCGTCTTCGGCATCGGTAGCCGGCGTGCTGGGAAGCTTGGTCTTCTGGCTGCTCGCCACCGGAATACTAGGGATCCTGTTCGCGGTCTATCCGGCGTGGAGGGCAGCCCGGCTCAAGGTCATCGAGGCCATCGCCCACCTCTGAGCGCGACATCGGCGGGACGCTGCTCTCGCGTCGCTCTGGTTGGGTAGCCGGAGGATGCAGGCGATCAGGCCGGTTCGACCGGCGTGAGCGTGAAGGAGATCCGGTCGTAGTAGAGGCGGGTTAGGCCCTCGAAACCCGAGTCGGTGCCCACGATCAGCCAGGCGCGGCCTGCCTCGTCCGCCTCCACCACAACCGGACCGTCCATGCTGTCGAGGGTCTTACGGCGGAACTCCTCGCCCGCGATGTCGGGATGCCCCACGACGCCGAGCACCGCCATCTGCTTACCGCCTCGGGACTGGTTGCCCTTGTCGATATCCATCCGGAGGTGGCCGGTGCGGTCGGGTGCCGGAAGGGGCTCGGTGGTGGAGGCACCCGCCTTGACGTACACGCTCTGGCCGGGGGAACCACCTATCCCGATCGAGTCCAGCGGGGCGTTGGTGGCCAGGTCGATGGTCGCGGACACGGTGTAGGAAGCCCCCGAGACGAGGCCTTCCACCTGTCGCTTCAGGTACATGAACAGGTCGTCGCTGCGGTTGTGGCCCTGGAGATAGATGCCCGAGCCGTCCAGGCCGTCGGGAAGGGCGCGGTGTCCGCTGTCGAGTTCATAGATCGACTGGTCGTAGTCCTCCGGCAGGTCGGCGAAGCCGACCACCCAGCCATCGGCGTCGGTCTCGAACGAGAAGTCGAACTCGACCGGGGCCGAGCCGGGCCCGGGACTCTCGTCGCTGCCGTCGGGCGCCTCGCCGTCGGGTGCCTCCGGCTCGGTGGCCTCGGGCTCGGTGGTTGTTGGTTCGGGTGTTTCCGGTTCGGTCACGGTTGGCTCGGGTGCTTCGGGCTCGGGGATGGTTGGCTCGGGTGCTTCCGGTTCGGGGATGGTCGGCTCGGGCACATCCGGAATGCTGGGAGCGTCGCTGGGTGCGCAGCCCGCGATGGCGACTGCCACAAGCACGGTCATCAGCCGCGGCCACCGTTTCAGCCGCTCAGACAGGGACCCTCGCATCACCGACACCACAGGAACTGCAACCGTACCGGTGGGCGAGTCCTCGGCGACTGGGACGCGGGTCTACGGCAGCTTCGCGGCGCGCCCCTTCAGACGGGTCGCCAGCCAGATGACGCACAGCATCCCGACTGCGGCCCACTCAGCCCGGTCTGCGATGCGGACCGCCTCTCCGACGTCGTCGGGGTCGGGCCGAGGTCCGTCCCCCAGCAAGGGGCGATTTTCCTCGGTGTCTCCGTAGCGCAGAGGCCCTCCGAGCTGGCGACCCAGCGCAGCCGCCAACGCCGCCTCGGCCACCCCCGCATTGGGGGACGGATGGGCCGGCGCGTCGCGGCGGACCGCGGCGATGATTTCCCGGGCCCGGTGGAGGCACAGCACCACAACCAGTCCCGCGAAGATCCGGGCTGGAACGTAGTTGGCGACATCGTCGAGGCGGGCCGCGGCCCAGCCGAAGTTGCCGTACCGGTCGTCACGTCGGCCGACCATGGCGTCCATGGTGTTGACCGCCCGGTAGGCGGCCGCGCCGGGCGCACCGGCCACTGCGGCCCAGAACGCAGGGGCGATCACCGCGTCCACGCTGTTCTCGGCCAGCGACTCGATGACCGCCGCGGCGATCCCCGAAGCGTCCAGCTCCGACGGATCACGCCCCACCAGCGACGGCAGCTCTGCCCGGGCCGCGGCCAGATCCCCCGACCCGGCCAACTCGCCGATGCGGCTCGCCACCCGGCGCAGCTCCCGACCTGCCGACACAGCCCAGGTGACCACGGCAGTAGAGCCAGTCGTGAGGCCGGCGGCCGCTCCCATCGCCGCGCCGGTCAGCGCATAGGCCGCTCCGTTCAACCGGCGATCGGCCCACAGCACATGCTCAGCCCGCTCCATGGTGCGCCCGAAGCCAGCCACCGGGTGGACATCGGCCGGGGGCTCGCCGACGAGCCGGTCCAGCAACAGCCCGCCGGCCGCAGCCAGGCAACGCTGCCCAAGCCGGATCAACGGACCGCCCACCACACAGCCGGGAGCGCACCCGACAACACGCTCAGGCCCCCGGCTCGGCCCCGGCCCACACGGCCCGGTACACGGCCTGCGCGATCCTTGAACCCCACCGCGACCTCGGACCGGCGAAACGCTCCGGCGCCCCCTCGCCGGGCCACGCGACGGTGATCGCGTCGGTGGCCGTGCCGGTACCCGGCACACCGCGGGCCGCCAACGCCTGGACCTTGGCCTCGGTGGCCGTGATCGTCGCGTTCACCGCCGCGCCCGGATCGAGCGCCACCGGCACCTGCACCACGAGGTTGATCGTGCCCGGCTCCGCCGGCACAGCCCCTGCGGACGGGTCGGCAGCCCAGGTCGGATGGCTGATCCCGACCGTAGCGTCCACGGCCACACCCTCGAACCCGCATCGCTGCCGCCGCCCTAAGTCGACCGCGGTGAACATCGCAACGCCCGAGCCCTGCATGCCGAGCCCGGCCGCGACCTCCCGGGCATGCTCCGACAGGTCCGTGCGGTCGTAGTCGGACGGTACGCCGATGTTGAGCACCCATTCGATCTCGCCCAGGCCACCGCCCACGGGCGCCGACGACAACACCGCCGTCGGGGCGTCCCACCGCCACACCAGCACACCGCGATGATCGGAGGCCGCGGGAATCAGATGCGGATCGACCGGGACGCTCAAGAGCCGGAGTCGCCGTTGCTCAAGCGGTCCAATGCCCGCGCCAGCCGGTCCAGACCCGGGCTGTCGGGCACAGCCACCCGAACGTGGCCGCGCATGCCGAAGCCGGCGCAGTCGCGCACGACGATCCCCTCGGGAGCCAGGCGCTCACGGAGGCCCGGAGCCCGCACCAGCACCCACGGCGCGTCGGCCGCGACCACATCCCAGCCCCGGCGAGCGAACACGTCGGCCAGCGCGGCGCGGGCCGAAGCGACCTCCCGGGCCCATCGCGGCAAGTCGGCCGACTCCAGCAACTCCGCCAGCACGGCCACGCCCAGGGAACCCACCGCCCACTCCGGCACATGGCGGGCGAAGCGCTCCACATCGTCGGCGATCACATACCCGAGGCGCAGACCGGGGCAGGCGAACAGCTTCGTCAACGAACCGACAACCACGCCGTCGCGCCCCGCCGACCAGCGTCCTGCGGCCAGCGGATAGAAGGCCTCGTC
The genomic region above belongs to bacterium and contains:
- a CDS encoding ABC transporter permease, giving the protein MLRVSLKGVWAHKVRLVLTALAIILGVGLISGVYVFTDTIGKAFDGIFTDAYSGIDIAIGTESDFSFGEGTYLDEADFALVEDVDGVDQAIPFLQGLGVTVLDAEGEVLSSGAGPPTFVSSLSDPQGSTYRDTGGFTIAAGAYPVGSGQVALDRGLADQGGFEVGDRVTVISDLEGRLDLELVGIAVFGEDNSLGGTKWVFFDLPTVQSVLQRPGMLSGGVVQVTPGAPIDQVIAGIQAVLPDHATVVSGQDAAEEEAAEIQAALSFFTIFLSVFGWVALFVGSFLIYNTFRIVVSQRTRELALLRALGAGTRQIRGIVLLEAVTIGLIGAILGVGFGIMLAFGLQLILPAAGIELPTASLSIKPRTVIVGLAAGTVITFVSALIPARRASKVSVMAALREDATGPARAGFLRRALVGVVILVLGLAGLFFGLFGDTGSGPSPIVYVGVGVGVIFLAVFVLSPLVAGPVTNLLGSVLERFTGTSGRLARRNAMRSPRRTAATAAAVTISITLVALASTLTGSIRGTLDEVLAENVEADVIVLPAGQFGDPSAAFAPEIAERLEGMDLVADLTRIWIEWGLVTIETPTGSLTDEILITGAETNLADFIPPDGFQGSLDPGPGEVVVEAAIADDYDVALGDSLVIEFEQSGELPFTLVGIAEGPAWAGIVAVPAADLISATGRDQHSQVYAQAVEGATPDELKAAVEPLLADFPNVAVQTFEDLQSEAEAQLNGLLNFILALLALAVVIGMLGVTNTMALAVFERTREIGLLRAVGLDRRTTRRMVRAEASIVSVFGALMGIGLGIFFGWALIKALEDLGFAVFVIPWLPSSASVAGVLGSLVFWLLATGILGILFAVYPAWRAARLKVIEAIAHL
- the cbiB gene encoding adenosylcobinamide-phosphate synthase CbiB: MIRLGQRCLAAAGGLLLDRLVGEPPADVHPVAGFGRTMERAEHVLWADRRLNGAAYALTGAAMGAAAGLTTGSTAVVTWAVSAGRELRRVASRIGELAGSGDLAAARAELPSLVGRDPSELDASGIAAAVIESLAENSVDAVIAPAFWAAVAGAPGAAAYRAVNTMDAMVGRRDDRYGNFGWAAARLDDVANYVPARIFAGLVVVLCLHRAREIIAAVRRDAPAHPSPNAGVAEAALAAALGRQLGGPLRYGDTEENRPLLGDGPRPDPDDVGEAVRIADRAEWAAVGMLCVIWLATRLKGRAAKLP
- a CDS encoding adenosylcobinamide amidohydrolase — protein: MSVPVDPHLIPAASDHRGVLVWRWDAPTAVLSSAPVGGGLGEIEWVLNIGVPSDYDRTDLSEHAREVAAGLGMQGSGVAMFTAVDLGRRQRCGFEGVAVDATVGISHPTWAADPSAGAVPAEPGTINLVVQVPVALDPGAAVNATITATEAKVQALAARGVPGTGTATDAITVAWPGEGAPERFAGPRSRWGSRIAQAVYRAVWAGAEPGA